One Deltaproteobacteria bacterium genomic window, ATAAGATTTTTGGTATCAAACGTATTGCTACCGAAACCGGGGCAGGGCAATGGGGGAGCGCGCTGGCTATGGCATGCAAAATGTTTGACCTTGAATGCAGAGTTTTCATGGTACGGGTCAGCTATGAGCAGAAGCCTTACCGGCGTATGATGATGAATGTCTGGGGCGCCGAGTGCATTCCAAGTCCCAGCACCATAACTGAGGCGGGAAGGCAGGTATTGGCTGCCCACCCTGATTCACCGGGAAGTCTTGGCATCGCTATCAGTGAGGCGATCGAGGATGCCGTTACCCATGAAAACTCACGTTATGCTCTGGGAAGCGTTCTGAACCACGTGCTCCTGCACCAGACCATCATAGGCCTGGAGGCACAGAAACAGATGGAAAAGATAGGCGTCTATCCCGATGTCGTCATAGGCTGTGCCGGTGGGGGCAGCAATTTTGCCGGAATAGCTCTTCCCTATGTGCGGGATAAGATATTTGGTAAGAACGTTACTATTATCGGGGCCGAACCATCATCGTGCCCGACCATGACAAGAGGTCCATTTGCCTATGATTTTGGAGACCTTGCCAAAATGACGCCGCTTCTTCCCATGTATACACTCGGCCACGATTTTGTGCCTGCGCCCATTCATGCGGGTGGCTTACGGTACCACGGTATGGCTCCCATTGTCAGCCACCTGGTCAGGGAAAACCTGATGGAGGCAAGGGCGTATAACCAGCTTGAGACTTTTGAGGCCGGTGTAAAATGGGCCCGGACTGAGTGCTTTATACCGGCGCCGGAAACAAATCACGCCATAGCCGCAGTAGTGGATGTAGCCATGCGCGCCAAGGAAGAAGGCAAGGAGAAGGTCATCCTTTTCGACTGGAGCGGTCACGGACTCGTTGATCTTGCTGCCTACGATACCTATCTGGCAGGGAAGCTTGAGCTATCCGATTTTCCGGAAGAAGAAATCAAGAGGGCGTTAAAGGCCCTTGAAGGGTTGCCAAAACCCTAGATGAATCAGCCCTCCGCAAGCTCGTAAGCCGTCAGGGGAATAGCAAGATTCCCCTTGACGGCTTATTTGTTTTTAGACATGGTATACAATAAATTTTAAAACCGCATAGGCGGAACGGCACGTTGAGCACATGGGGAATTACGACCATTTAGAACTTAGATGTCCACGACTTGGGGGTGAAGTCACCTTCTCTTACTGCCGGAAGGAGGGGGGAGAGCTGCCCTGCCTCCGCATTATCACCTGCTGGCATCCATTTTTCCCTGTTGAACAGCATCTGAGAGAGAGTATGACGGCTGATTTATGGGATAACTTCGTCTGTCAGACGCCAAAAGACAAAATCACGACACTCATCGAACTCATTGATGCGGCAAAAAGCCGGGTAAAGCGAGAGAACCCGTAAAGATCATGGATCTATTCGATCAGAAAGATAGTGGGGATGATTTCGGTCCCCTGGCAGACAGGATGAGGCCTCAGACTCTTTCCGAATTTGTGGGGCAACCACATCTTTTAGGCGAAGGCAGTCTGCTTCGCCGTGCCATCGAGGAGGACAAGCTGTTTTCAATGATATTCTGGGGACCGCCAGGTTCCGGCAAGACCACCTTAGCCCGTCTGATTGCACATGAGACAAAATCCCATTATATGAGTTTTTCGGCGGTCCTCTCCGGGGTAAAAGAGATCAGGGCAGTTGTAGATGAGGCAAGTTCACAATGGCGTTACCACCGCAGAAAAACGATTCTGTTTGTCGATGAAATCCACAGGTTCAACAAGGCCCAGCAGGACGCCTTTCTGCCCCATGTCGAAAAAGGTCTCATTACGCTCATCGGCGCCACTACCGAAAATCCGTCTTTTGAAGTAATTTCTCCCCTCCTTTCCCGTTCGCGGGTGATGCTCCTTTCGCCTTATTCCGATGAAGAGCTGTCGGTTATTATCAACCGGGCCATCCATGATAACAAAAGGGGGCTGGGAGCACTTTCTCTTGAGATAGATCAAGAGGCGCTTGACCGCATTATCTGGTCTGCCGATGGAGACGCCCGCATGGCCCTGAACAGCCTCGATGCAGCAGCATCGCTCCTTCGGATTGAAGACAGGAATGAAAGAAAAATTACCCGTGCCGTGGTGGAGGAAGCGCTCCAGAAAAAGGCGCTGCAGTATGACAAGGGAGGAGAGGAACACTACAACCTGATCTCCGCCTTTCACAAGAGTCTCCGGGGAAGCGACCCTGACGCTGCCCTTTACTGGCTGGGGCGTATGCTTACCGCCGGTGAAGACCCCCTGTTCATTGCCCGGCGCATGGTGAGATTTGCGTCCGAAGATGTTGGGAATGCCGATCCGAGAGCCCTTACCATTGCCGTTTCCGCCATGCAGTCCTTTCAGTTTATCGGCTTGCCTGAAGGTGAATTGGCACTGGCCCAGGCCGCTGTGTATCTTGCCACCGCTCCGAAGAGCAATTCCCTGTATGCCGCTTACGGTAAGGTAAAAGAAACGATAAGCCAAACCGGTACCCTCGCCGTGCCTCTCCATATCAGAAATGCCCCTACGCGTTTAATGAAAGATATTGGTTACGGCAAGGGTTATCAGTATGCCCATGACTTTGAAGATGCCTATATTCCCCAGGACTATCTGCCGGATAAGCTGAAAGGAGAGACTTACTATATACCTACAGACAGGGGATATGAGAAGGTAATAAAAGAGAGAATTGAACAGTGGCGGAAGCTTCGAGAATCAATGGATAAAGCAAAGGAAAAAAAGAAAGGGGAGACATAATGTCTCCCCAAATCAGGAGGAGTGAAGGCCTTACACCTTCTCAAGTTTTGTGTTTACTATCGGCTAATCATGCCCGTTTAACCGATAATTTACTTTTGTACTATTTATGATGCACGTCTTGTGCCATGTTCCTATCGAGCTCTGCAAGTTCTTTAATTTATGGAACTAATGCAGGGGGATAAAACAGAAACAGGATGTTTATGATGGGAAACGAGGGGCAAAAAATGTCGATACAGGGGTGACGACTCATAGAGAGTATTTGCATAATCAAGTACTTAAGAAAGTGACGTCAATTGTTTCAAGAATCGACATAATTGTCGAATCTTGTTTTTATAGAAACATTTGATTCTTTCTAGAAGAAAGAAATCGTTGACTTTTATCATAGATGACATAGGATGACCACCTGGTATAAGAGTTGCTCATCAAAAGTTACTCGTCAATCATATTAAAATAATATTATGAAACCGCAGAATAAAGTTATCTGGCAGCACCGTTCACCCAAGTACAACAGGCGTTTTTTACAGCCTATCGCTGTTGCCATTGTCTGTGCTGTTTTTATCGGGCTTATCCTAACCATGGGTATTATGGATCTCCGGAGAAGTGAAAGGAGCCTTATAGGATTCATGGAGAACCAGGGCCTCAGTATTATTGGTGTTGTCGAGAGGCTGTCCCAGGAAAACCTGAATACCTTGATCCAGGCATATCAGATGGATAGCGGTAGTGCCTCCGTTACTATCGCTGACGGCGCTTTGTTACCCCAGAAATCATTAACCGCTGCCATTGTGAATTTAGGGCGCGAGATCGACAATGAATGGAAAGCGAACCGCCTCAATGAGGAATATCTGGGAAAATTTGCCGGGGAAAATAGTTTATGGTTTGTTGCCGTTTTGGATAAAAAAGGGAAGGCCGTGTATCAGAGCAGGTCTCTGACGGCGGAGATTTTTGGTGGAGATTCCTCCGTAACGATAAAAAAAGAGGAAATCACCGTCGACCTTTTCAACAGGCTTGGCAGAGTTGGTAATATCGGATTTGTAGTGCTTCGGCGTAAGGACGAAAGCGGCACGATCATCATTGCCCTGGATCGTGACGGACAGAGATATTGGGGCATGAAGGTGTCTATAGAAAGGGCTCTCGAAAAATTCGGCGAGGGTCTGGGCCAGGGTCTGGTCTATATTACGGTAATTGACGAACGCAATATGACCCTGGGGAGCGCAGGGCAGGTGCCGGAAAAGGGGGATACAGATACTGTGCAAACAGATGAAATCCTTGCAGGTACGAAAAAAGTTCAAAGCCGGAAGATCGTGTCTCATGGCAAAACAATCCTGGATATTGCAGCGCCTGTATTCCTGTTCGGAAAAGTCGCAGGAGTTGCGCGGCTTGGTCTTGATCGAGAGGGTACGGATCAAATTCTTGAAGAAAACAAACGTAATATAATCATTTTTATGACTTCCGTTGTTCTGATTACACTCCTGTCGATGTGGATACTCTACCGCAATCAAAACAGGCATCTGGCGGGGATCGTTGAAATGGAAAGACAGCTTGAGAAGGCTGAAAGGTTGTCTGCCCTTGGCCAGCTTGCCGCAGGTGTGGCCCACGAGATTCGTAATCCCCTCAATGCCATAAGCATGGCCAGTCAGAGACTCAAACGGGAATTTATGCCGGCTGATGAGGATAAGATTAAGGAGTTTCAGACTCTTGCCGGTGTTATTCGTGACGAAATAAGACGATTGAATGGAATTATTGAAGAGTTTTTGACATTTTCGAAAAGCCGCCGCTTGGAACTGCACGACTACCCCGTTACTGAGGTCCTTCAAAAGATTGTCAACCTCATCAGGGAGGAGGCGACCTTGAAAGGAATTACTGTAGAAACCCGGTATAATGGTAAGCCGGCAATCATTCCAATGGATGTGGATAAACTTGAGCAGGCCATCCTCAATTTTGTAAAGAATGCTATGGAATCGATCTCCGGTGAGGGTGTGATCGACATTTCTGTTGATTCGGGCGGTAAGGACCGGGTCAGCATAAAGGTTTCCGATAATGGATGCGGCATGACATCTGAGGAGGTCGAACGGATTTTTAATCCCGAATACACAACGAAGGAAAAGGGTTTGGGCCTTGGGCTTCCCCTTGCACATGAAATTATCCGCGGCCACGGGGGCGAGATTCGTGTCTTGAGCCGGCAGGGTTCAGGGACGACTTTCGAGATCATACTGCCTGCGGGAAGGGTAAGCGATAAAAATGGAAAAGGCTGAAGGAATTCAGGCATGAAGAAGTTAAATATTTTGGTTGTCGAGGACGGTCAGTCACAACGGGAGATGCTCCGGGATTTCCTGATTAAGGAAGGCCATACGGTAGCGGAAGCCGGGAACGGGGATAATGCTATCCGGGGTGTTCTCAAAGGTCATTTTGACATGCTCCTCCTGGATTATAAGATGCCCGGTATGGATGGCATGCAGGTACTTAAAGAAGTGAAGAGAATCAATCCCGAGATTGATGTGGTTATCATTACCGCATACGGAACGATAGAAACAGCAGTGGAAGCCATGAAGGCCGGCGCCATCGATTATATTACCAAACCTATTGAATTTGAAGAGCTTCTTCTTCTTGTAGATAGAGTGTCAGAGCGGCGCACCCTGATTCGGGAAAATGAGATTCTCCGTCAGGATCTGAGAGAAAAGGGCGTCACAGTGGACAAGATTGTTTTTCGCAGCCAGAAGATGAATGTCCTGATCAACATGGCAAGCAGGGTTGCAACCAGCCGCGCCACCGTTCTTATCAAGGGAGAAAGCGGCACAGGCAAGGAACTCATGGCCAGGTTGATCCACAATCTCAGCCCCCGTTCAACAAGACCCATCATTACGGTAAACTGCAGCGCCCTTTCCGAGAATCTGCTTGAGAGCGAGCTTTTCGGTCATGAGCGGGGGGCCTTCACCGGCGCGATGGTAAGAAGAATCGGCAGATTCGAGGAGTCCGACGGGGGGACGCTGTTTTTAGATGAGATAGGTGAAATATCCGCTTCCGTTCAGGTAAAACTCCTTCGTTTCCTACAGGAACGCGAATTCCAGCGTGTGGGCGGTAATCAGACCATCCACTCCGACGTGAGGATCATCAGCGCAACCAACCGCGATCTGGAATCAAAGGTGAAAGAAGGAACCTTCCGGGAAGATCTGTTCTACAGGTTGAATGTGGTTGTCATGGACATTCCCCCTCTTAGAGAGAGAAAGGATGATGTGCCTCCGCTCATTGACCACTTCCTTAGACATTTTGCCGCAGAAAATAGTAAAAAAGTCACGGGGATAACCAGCGAGGCCAGGGATCTGCTGTTAAAATATGATTATCCCGGCAACGTCAGGGAACTTGAGAATATCATTGAGCGTGCTGTGGTGATCTCAAGAAATTCGGTTATCTCGATGGACGACCTTCCCTTTACGGAAGAAAGAATCTATCCGGAGGATGCAGGGAAAAAGGGAGAGGGATTACTCCGGGGGGCGATTGAAGAAATGGAACGTAAATTGATTCTGGAAGCAATGGAGAAGGCGGGTGATCATCAAACGAAGGCCGCCGAAATTCTCGGTATCAGCGAACGCATGCTGCGGTATAAGCTAAAAAAGTACGGACTCAAGGAGTGACGAGGCCGTTCATTTTTAGTGGATTGTGTGGTTCTTTACGCGATTCTCAAGCAGCAAATTTCAATAAATATTGCCGTAAGCCGCGTTTAATATTGGCGTATGTCTTGCGGTCTTTCTTCGCCAGGAGTGTTGCCAGTTCCATTGCCTTGTCAAAAAGTATTTCCTGGGGATAAACCGCAGATACAATTTTCATTGTCAGCGCTTCTGTACCCCCTACCCGCTTTCCGGTCAGCAGGAGTTCGTTGAGGGCGTGGTGGTCAGGCAGCAATCGGAGGATCTCATACATGAGCGGTGAGAATGGAATCTTGATGTCCACTTCGGGAAAACAGAAGAAGCCCTTATCTTCCCTCATCAGGCGGAAATCAAACGTCGTGGCGAGAACGGCGCCCCCCGCATAGGTGTGACCCGTAAGACACCCCACCGTGGGAATGGGGAGCAGGGTGAATCTCAAAAACAATTCGTCAAGGAGTTGTATAAATTTCGGAAAGTAATCGTGTGGTTGTTGAATGATCCAATTCAGGTTGATACCATTACACCAGAATTTCGGATCATTACTCGTTACAATGAGGGCAGCATTTTCTGTGGATGCTTCAAGCTCATCGATAACGTCGTTATATTCGTTAACCACGTTTTCGGTGAGGGTATTCGCATCGGCGCCATTGGCTAAGGTCAAGACATAAACAGCGCCTTCTTTCGTTAACTCCATAGTGGACATACATCAGATCCCCTTCCGGTTTTCATAACCGTCCTTTTCACTATCCATTGCTTCAAGAGGGCCTTCACTGAAAAAGTGTTTTACGATTTGATGTTTGATGTGATTAATAAATTACCTTTCGGGTATGAGAAGTATAGGGGAAGCGGTCTTATCTGTCAATATAATTTGACCCCGCATTCCCCTTGACTTTAGACCCGTTCGCCTGCTTTGCGCAGGAGGAGTTCCCAGTCCTCATTGACCATTTCCTGGATCTGGTCCAGATCCTTATCGGTAAGGTGCCGGAACCGTCCCTGAAGCTTGAAATACTCCCTCACGAGATATTCCTTGGGTTTATAATTGATGGTGTATTGAATGCCGTTTTCCACTTCATAGAGGGGAAAGATATTTGTCTGTACGGCCATGCGGGCGATCTTGATGGACATTTCCGAGGGGATGCGCCAGCCGGTCGGACAGCTCGCATAAATATGGATGAATCGGGAACCCTTCATTTCTTTGGCTTTCCGGACCTTCCGGACAAGATCCTCGGGGAAGGCGATATTTGCAGTGGCGGCGTACGGGATGCGGTGTGCCACCAGCGCCTCAACGATGTTCTTTTTCCGCATTTTTTTCCAGTCCCGGCCGGGCGTGGTCGTCGTCCAGGCGCCGTACGGGGTTGATGAACTGCGCTGCACGCCTGTATTCATGTATGCCTCGTTGTCGTAACATACATAGATGAAGTCCTCATTCCGCTCTACAGCGCCGCTGAGAGCCTGAAACCCGATATCGAAGGTGCCGCCGTCACCCGCCCAGGTGACAACGGTGGTTTCTGAATCTCCCTTCATATCGAGGGCGGCCCGGACACCGCTTGCGACAGCCCCGCCGGTTTCGAATGCGGAATGGATGACCGGAATCTTCAGGGCCGACTGCGGATAAGCCCCGGCAATGATGGACCAGCAACATGCGGGAAGCACCATGATGGTCTTTTCCCCGAGGGCCTTCAGTGTGAACCGCATGGCAATGGCAGCGCCGCATCCGGGGCAGCCCACGTGTCCCGAGTACAGGTACTCTCGGTCTATAGAATCCAATTGCATGATTCACCCCCTAAATTCCCATCCAGACGCTTTCTTTTTCCGGGAATGCCGTGTTTTTGGTCTTCCAGTAGATTTCTTCCAGGAGTTCCACCGTTGCATCGAGACCGCCTATCCCTGCGATGTAGCCGAAAACCGGAGGATGTTCGGGGGCGTTGTATAATGCGGCGCGCACTTCCTGGGCGAAGATACCGCTCGCCCCGAAGGAAAAGTTCCGGTCGATAACGGCGATTTTTTTTGCGCGGGCGGTGGCTTCACGAACCATCGCCACGGGGAAGGGGCGGAACAGCTTCATCTTGAGGATGCCGACCTTTTCTCCCCTGTCCCGCAGAGACTGAAGCACCAGACGGCACGTACTGGTGATCGTTCCGGAGGTCACAAGGATGATCTCCGCGTCATTACAGCAAATGGCATCCACAGGATCGTAACGGCGCTGGAATATCCTGTAAAATTCTTCCTGAATTTCTCTGAGGCAGAAGAGAGATTCCTCCATGGCCTCGGCGATGTTGTGACGCATTTTCATGTAGGCGCCGGGGGGCACAAGCTGGCCGAAAGCGCAGGGATTTTCTGTATCCGCTTGAAACCGTGGCTGGTAAGGGGGAAGAAAACGATCAACCTCTTCTTCGGTGGGCACGTCCACGGGCTCATAGGTATGGGAGAGGTAGAATGCATCGAGTACCACCATCACGGGAAGATACACACGCTCCGCCAGGCGATAGGCCTGGAGCATTGAATCGAGAACCTCCTGACCGTCCTCGCAGTAAAGCTGAATCCACCCCGTATCACGCTGTGCAAGGCTGTCGGTCTGATCGGTCCAGATGTTCCAGCCGGGTGCAAGCGCACGGTTAACTTCGGCCATTACAATCGGAAGCCGTGCGCCCGATGTCCAGTGCAAAAGCTCGTGCATCAGGGCAAGGCCCTGTGAAGCGGTCGCGGTAAATGTCCTCACTCCGCAACTCTGCGCTCCGATCAGCGCGGCCAGGGCGGAGTGCTCGCTCTCCACACGCAGGAACCGGGCGTTCATTGTCCCGTTGGCACAGTATTCCGAAAGAATTTCAACAATATGGGTCTGCGGTGTAATGGGATATGCGGAAATTACTTGAACCCTCGCCAAACGGACTGCCTCGGCGACCGCGTGACTCCCTTCAATGACCCGGTTCATAGCTCCTCCTCCTTCAGGGTCATGGCATTGCGTGGGCACTCCACGACGCAGAGTCCGCACCCCTTGCAGTAGTCGTAGTTGATCTGGCGTTCCTGACATCCCTTTTCCCGGATCACAGCGATATCCGGGCAGAACATGTAGCAGTTATCGCACTGGTTGCAGATTCCGCAATTGAAACAGCGATCGGCCTCCCGGATAGCAAGATTGGTCGAAATCTTGAGATCGATTTCCTCGAAGGACCTGAGACGTTCCTCTCTCAAAAGGCGGGGTTGTGTGATTCTTGGTTGAAACTGGAAATAATCGGTGTTTATTTCCTCATAGCCGATGATGTGAGGATTTCTAAGGCGGCGATCTCCTCCCATATACACTTCCATGGAAAGCGATGGTCCCTGTCCCACCATACATGCCTGCAGCTTCGGCACGATGGCATCCACACCGTCCTGAAATAAGATATCAAGGGCCATTGCCGCCTGTTTCCCGGAAGCGACCGCATGCACTACGCTCTTCGTTTCGTTTATCAGGTCCCCCCCGAACACCAAAGCAGGCCTCCTATCGGGACAGACCAGAAGGGTATTTGTCAGCGCCAGGGATATTCCGGACTTTTCGGAGGGATTGAACCAGGTTTCGGAAGGCCCCGCGCCGGTTGCCTTGAAGACGCGCGCTACCCGTACTTCATGGTTTTTCCCTTCCTGTGGCAGAACGTGTGCCCTTCCGCGGCTGTCTTCTCCGGAGATTTTCATCTCCTGCAATGTTACAACGCATTGTCCACTTTCTGCCGCAATTTTTACCGGGGCGACGAGTTCCCTGAGTTCCACGCCCTCTTCAAGGGCCATCTGCAACTCTGTCTCAAAGGCCGGCATGTCGCGCCGCCGGCGTCTGTATAAAATCAAAGCCTTACCGCCGAGACGAACGATGCTCCGCGCCACATCGATGGCGGTGTTTCCCCCGCCGATGACGGCCGCCAGGCCGCTTAAAGAGATTGTCTCACCCTGGCGAATCCGCTTTAGGAACGTTAGCCCGTCTTCGACCAAGTTTACGTCCTCGCAGGGGATGCCAAGCTCTATCGTGCGGGAATGCCCGCAGCCCATGAAGACGGCATCATAGTAGCTCCCTGCATCCTGAAGGAATTCCTTACCGATTTTTTGTCCCGTCCGAATGTGAATGCCTTGTGATTCAATCTGGGCGATATCGTTTCGCAGGGCGGGAGGGGGAAGACGGTAGAGGGGTATTCCCCAGCGGAGCACTCCCCCCGGCTCCGGCATGGCCTCGAAGACATCACATACGTATCCCAGCCGCACCAGAAAATAGGCGGCGGCGAGACCGGCCGGTCCTGCGCCCGCCACCGCTATCTTTTGCTTTTTGGCGGTAAATCGCGGGAGGGCGGGCTTCAGATCATAACGGCTGGCAGTCTCTGCTAGAAACCGCTCAATGGTGTGGATGGCTAAGGCTTCGTCAAACTCCCTGCGGTTGCATATCCCTTCGCAGGGATGGTAACAAATACGCCCGCAGACGGACGGGAAGGGATTTTCACTGAGAATCGTCTCCCAGGCTTCTTTGAAAAGTCCCTGCGCAGTCAGCATCTCGATCCGGGCAATGTCTTCTCCGGCCGGGCAGGCCGCACTGCATGGGGATGTTTTTTCGTCGTACAGAGGCCGGAGAAAACGCCATGAGCCGGTCTTGTTGCTTTCCGTGGACTGAGAGGAATGGGGTACCAAGAGTGGAATGGCGTTGGCTATTTCATTCATACTTCATTCCCTGATGGGTTTTCAAGGGTTGTTGTGCCAAGCGGTTCAACGGATTCTACCAATCCCAGAAGCTGCACCTCCCTGTAAGCATCTTCTGCAGCGGATATATTTTGCATGTACATGTCGGGGAGTTCTTCCCGGATAACCTCGCGAATCGCATCTAAGGGGAGCATACCTATCATACGTGCAAATGCCCCAATCATGGATGTGTTAACAATGGGATGAGTCCGCGTTCCCAGTTGGTTTCTCAGGGCGATCCGGTTCGCATCGACAAAGGCCAGCCGGTAGCCGATAAAAGGTTTTCGATCGGCGGGGGCAGCGGAACTGTTGATGAGGATCCAGCCCCCAAGCTTAAGTCCCCGGGTAACATTGACCCCATAGAGAAGGGTCTGATCCTGGACCACGACGTGATCGGGGTAGTATACGTTTGTCCTGAGAAGAATCTTCTCTTTGTTGAGACGGACATAGGCCTCGACAGGGGCTCCGCGCCTCTCGACGCCGAAGAAAGGAAAGCTTTGAACCTGATACCCGGCCCGAAAGAATGCCTTGGCCAACAGGATTGTTGCAACAACGGTTCCCTGACCGCCGCGCCCGTGGAAGCGAATTTCAAGCATCGTCAACTGCCCGCCTTTTTTATACCTTA contains:
- a CDS encoding TrpB-like pyridoxal phosphate-dependent enzyme, producing MEQVKVLLNDDEMPRQWYNIQADMPTPMRPPLHPGTGKPVGPDDLAPIFPMNIIEQEVSQERWIDIPDAVLEKYLLWRPTPLCRARNFEKLLDAPVKIYYKNEGVSPAGSHKPNTAIPQAYYNKIFGIKRIATETGAGQWGSALAMACKMFDLECRVFMVRVSYEQKPYRRMMMNVWGAECIPSPSTITEAGRQVLAAHPDSPGSLGIAISEAIEDAVTHENSRYALGSVLNHVLLHQTIIGLEAQKQMEKIGVYPDVVIGCAGGGSNFAGIALPYVRDKIFGKNVTIIGAEPSSCPTMTRGPFAYDFGDLAKMTPLLPMYTLGHDFVPAPIHAGGLRYHGMAPIVSHLVRENLMEARAYNQLETFEAGVKWARTECFIPAPETNHAIAAVVDVAMRAKEEGKEKVILFDWSGHGLVDLAAYDTYLAGKLELSDFPEEEIKRALKALEGLPKP
- a CDS encoding replication-associated recombination protein A produces the protein MDLFDQKDSGDDFGPLADRMRPQTLSEFVGQPHLLGEGSLLRRAIEEDKLFSMIFWGPPGSGKTTLARLIAHETKSHYMSFSAVLSGVKEIRAVVDEASSQWRYHRRKTILFVDEIHRFNKAQQDAFLPHVEKGLITLIGATTENPSFEVISPLLSRSRVMLLSPYSDEELSVIINRAIHDNKRGLGALSLEIDQEALDRIIWSADGDARMALNSLDAAASLLRIEDRNERKITRAVVEEALQKKALQYDKGGEEHYNLISAFHKSLRGSDPDAALYWLGRMLTAGEDPLFIARRMVRFASEDVGNADPRALTIAVSAMQSFQFIGLPEGELALAQAAVYLATAPKSNSLYAAYGKVKETISQTGTLAVPLHIRNAPTRLMKDIGYGKGYQYAHDFEDAYIPQDYLPDKLKGETYYIPTDRGYEKVIKERIEQWRKLRESMDKAKEKKKGET
- a CDS encoding ATP-binding protein, whose product is MKPQNKVIWQHRSPKYNRRFLQPIAVAIVCAVFIGLILTMGIMDLRRSERSLIGFMENQGLSIIGVVERLSQENLNTLIQAYQMDSGSASVTIADGALLPQKSLTAAIVNLGREIDNEWKANRLNEEYLGKFAGENSLWFVAVLDKKGKAVYQSRSLTAEIFGGDSSVTIKKEEITVDLFNRLGRVGNIGFVVLRRKDESGTIIIALDRDGQRYWGMKVSIERALEKFGEGLGQGLVYITVIDERNMTLGSAGQVPEKGDTDTVQTDEILAGTKKVQSRKIVSHGKTILDIAAPVFLFGKVAGVARLGLDREGTDQILEENKRNIIIFMTSVVLITLLSMWILYRNQNRHLAGIVEMERQLEKAERLSALGQLAAGVAHEIRNPLNAISMASQRLKREFMPADEDKIKEFQTLAGVIRDEIRRLNGIIEEFLTFSKSRRLELHDYPVTEVLQKIVNLIREEATLKGITVETRYNGKPAIIPMDVDKLEQAILNFVKNAMESISGEGVIDISVDSGGKDRVSIKVSDNGCGMTSEEVERIFNPEYTTKEKGLGLGLPLAHEIIRGHGGEIRVLSRQGSGTTFEIILPAGRVSDKNGKG
- a CDS encoding sigma-54 dependent transcriptional regulator, encoding MKKLNILVVEDGQSQREMLRDFLIKEGHTVAEAGNGDNAIRGVLKGHFDMLLLDYKMPGMDGMQVLKEVKRINPEIDVVIITAYGTIETAVEAMKAGAIDYITKPIEFEELLLLVDRVSERRTLIRENEILRQDLREKGVTVDKIVFRSQKMNVLINMASRVATSRATVLIKGESGTGKELMARLIHNLSPRSTRPIITVNCSALSENLLESELFGHERGAFTGAMVRRIGRFEESDGGTLFLDEIGEISASVQVKLLRFLQEREFQRVGGNQTIHSDVRIISATNRDLESKVKEGTFREDLFYRLNVVVMDIPPLRERKDDVPPLIDHFLRHFAAENSKKVTGITSEARDLLLKYDYPGNVRELENIIERAVVISRNSVISMDDLPFTEERIYPEDAGKKGEGLLRGAIEEMERKLILEAMEKAGDHQTKAAEILGISERMLRYKLKKYGLKE
- a CDS encoding enoyl-CoA hydratase/isomerase family protein, whose amino-acid sequence is MSTMELTKEGAVYVLTLANGADANTLTENVVNEYNDVIDELEASTENAALIVTSNDPKFWCNGINLNWIIQQPHDYFPKFIQLLDELFLRFTLLPIPTVGCLTGHTYAGGAVLATTFDFRLMREDKGFFCFPEVDIKIPFSPLMYEILRLLPDHHALNELLLTGKRVGGTEALTMKIVSAVYPQEILFDKAMELATLLAKKDRKTYANIKRGLRQYLLKFAA
- a CDS encoding 3-methyl-2-oxobutanoate dehydrogenase subunit beta, whose translation is MQLDSIDREYLYSGHVGCPGCGAAIAMRFTLKALGEKTIMVLPACCWSIIAGAYPQSALKIPVIHSAFETGGAVASGVRAALDMKGDSETTVVTWAGDGGTFDIGFQALSGAVERNEDFIYVCYDNEAYMNTGVQRSSSTPYGAWTTTTPGRDWKKMRKKNIVEALVAHRIPYAATANIAFPEDLVRKVRKAKEMKGSRFIHIYASCPTGWRIPSEMSIKIARMAVQTNIFPLYEVENGIQYTINYKPKEYLVREYFKLQGRFRHLTDKDLDQIQEMVNEDWELLLRKAGERV
- the porA gene encoding pyruvate ferredoxin oxidoreductase, with translation MNRVIEGSHAVAEAVRLARVQVISAYPITPQTHIVEILSEYCANGTMNARFLRVESEHSALAALIGAQSCGVRTFTATASQGLALMHELLHWTSGARLPIVMAEVNRALAPGWNIWTDQTDSLAQRDTGWIQLYCEDGQEVLDSMLQAYRLAERVYLPVMVVLDAFYLSHTYEPVDVPTEEEVDRFLPPYQPRFQADTENPCAFGQLVPPGAYMKMRHNIAEAMEESLFCLREIQEEFYRIFQRRYDPVDAICCNDAEIILVTSGTITSTCRLVLQSLRDRGEKVGILKMKLFRPFPVAMVREATARAKKIAVIDRNFSFGASGIFAQEVRAALYNAPEHPPVFGYIAGIGGLDATVELLEEIYWKTKNTAFPEKESVWMGI
- a CDS encoding FAD-dependent oxidoreductase yields the protein MNEIANAIPLLVPHSSQSTESNKTGSWRFLRPLYDEKTSPCSAACPAGEDIARIEMLTAQGLFKEAWETILSENPFPSVCGRICYHPCEGICNRREFDEALAIHTIERFLAETASRYDLKPALPRFTAKKQKIAVAGAGPAGLAAAYFLVRLGYVCDVFEAMPEPGGVLRWGIPLYRLPPPALRNDIAQIESQGIHIRTGQKIGKEFLQDAGSYYDAVFMGCGHSRTIELGIPCEDVNLVEDGLTFLKRIRQGETISLSGLAAVIGGGNTAIDVARSIVRLGGKALILYRRRRRDMPAFETELQMALEEGVELRELVAPVKIAAESGQCVVTLQEMKISGEDSRGRAHVLPQEGKNHEVRVARVFKATGAGPSETWFNPSEKSGISLALTNTLLVCPDRRPALVFGGDLINETKSVVHAVASGKQAAMALDILFQDGVDAIVPKLQACMVGQGPSLSMEVYMGGDRRLRNPHIIGYEEINTDYFQFQPRITQPRLLREERLRSFEEIDLKISTNLAIREADRCFNCGICNQCDNCYMFCPDIAVIREKGCQERQINYDYCKGCGLCVVECPRNAMTLKEEEL
- a CDS encoding 2-oxoacid:acceptor oxidoreductase family protein is translated as MLEIRFHGRGGQGTVVATILLAKAFFRAGYQVQSFPFFGVERRGAPVEAYVRLNKEKILLRTNVYYPDHVVVQDQTLLYGVNVTRGLKLGGWILINSSAAPADRKPFIGYRLAFVDANRIALRNQLGTRTHPIVNTSMIGAFARMIGMLPLDAIREVIREELPDMYMQNISAAEDAYREVQLLGLVESVEPLGTTTLENPSGNEV